A part of Micromonospora chersina genomic DNA contains:
- a CDS encoding carbohydrate ABC transporter permease, with protein sequence MTPSTMPGLRPAEPATELPAGPATTHPRGRRARPRIGRLSTIALFLAPALVLFLLLVVAPILVASYASVFKWNGFGLPENNVGLENFTRAFGDPTFRGDLWRAFLLIVLSLVIQLPVSLGLAMLLNQRLSGRRAYRLVFFAPYVLSEVTTGVLFTLVFSPSRGLGEGLARWLGADAGAIFADPDTVLFALFLVISWKYFGFHMVLYLAGRQGIPRELTEAAATDGAGAWQVFRHVTLPLLGPTIRISIFLSVIGTIQLFDMVWVLTGGGPIHSSETMAVTMYQYGFRRFEVGYASAISMVMFILSLVFALFYQRYVLRRDTEGAITTRGVQG encoded by the coding sequence ATGACTCCGTCGACGATGCCCGGCCTGCGACCCGCCGAGCCGGCGACCGAGCTCCCGGCGGGCCCGGCGACCACGCACCCGCGTGGCCGCCGGGCCCGGCCCCGGATCGGCCGCCTCAGCACCATCGCCCTCTTCCTGGCCCCGGCGCTGGTGCTGTTCCTGCTGCTGGTGGTCGCACCGATCCTGGTCGCCAGCTACGCCAGCGTGTTCAAGTGGAACGGCTTCGGCCTGCCGGAGAACAACGTCGGGCTCGAGAACTTCACCCGCGCCTTCGGCGATCCCACCTTCCGGGGCGACCTCTGGCGAGCCTTCCTGCTGATCGTGCTGTCGCTGGTGATCCAGCTCCCGGTGTCACTGGGCCTGGCCATGCTGCTCAACCAGCGGCTGTCCGGGCGCCGCGCGTACCGGCTGGTCTTCTTCGCGCCGTACGTGCTCTCCGAGGTCACCACCGGCGTGCTGTTCACGCTGGTGTTCTCCCCGAGCCGGGGCCTGGGCGAGGGCCTGGCCAGGTGGCTCGGCGCGGACGCCGGAGCCATCTTCGCGGACCCCGACACGGTGCTGTTCGCCCTGTTCCTGGTGATCTCGTGGAAGTACTTCGGCTTCCACATGGTCCTGTACCTCGCCGGCCGGCAGGGCATCCCCCGGGAGCTGACCGAGGCCGCGGCCACCGACGGTGCCGGCGCCTGGCAGGTGTTCCGGCACGTCACGCTGCCGCTGCTGGGCCCCACCATCCGGATCAGCATCTTCCTGTCGGTGATCGGCACCATCCAGCTCTTCGACATGGTCTGGGTGCTCACCGGCGGCGGGCCGATCCACTCGTCCGAGACCATGGCCGTGACCATGTACCAGTACGGCTTCCGCCGGTTCGAGGTCGGCTACGCCAGCGCGATCAGCATGGTCATGTTCATCCTGAGCCTCGTCTTCGCGCTGTTCTACCAGCGGTACGTGCTGCGGCGGGACACCGAGGGCGCGATCACCACCAGGGGAGTCCAGGGATGA
- a CDS encoding alpha-glucuronidase — protein sequence MSDAAARPGPAAEPVDVHPAWLPPAAFRAVGSRRALVCGAGTLVGTVRDELAQACARYGGTVAWRPGPGPVDGTGDVDLVLALTAATPLPAPVAEVAAQCRRHHGAGALGAEGFALARTGDVTVVLAEEPAGLLHGLFHVVRLGESAFGAARGPERHRPAMRLRMLDHWDNVDVHPVMGQVERGYAGGSIFWRDGSPRGDPARVRDYGRLLAACGVNAVSANNVNVHATEARLLTDRLGDVAAIADVLRPYGIRVHLSVTFAAPVVLGGLPTADPLDAGVRAWWAATTRQVYDRIPDFGGYVVKADSEGQSGPFTYGRSHADGANLLADTLAPFRGVVHWRAFVYDHRQDWRDRSTDRARAAFDHFAPHDGRFAPNVVLQVKHGPMDFQAREPVSPVLAAMPATRLAVEVQVTQEYTGQQRHVCYLAPWWSEVLRFAPWGDHRTVAALAAGDAGEGGGLVGVSNAGDDPFWTGHPLAQANLYAFGRLAWDPRLDPAAVLDEWIGLTFPPGPASGHDLVRRTLHEMMDGSWRTYERYTAPLGVGFMVRPGHHYGPDVDGYEYTPWGTYHFADRDGVGVDRTRASGTGFTGQYPQPWRDVYESLDRCPDELLLFFHHVPYGHVLHDGSTVIQHIYNTHFAGAEEVAALRRRWDRLDGLLDPGLHTRVRERLDEQVRCAEEWRDQVNAYFFRKSGVPDARGRRIP from the coding sequence GTGAGCGACGCCGCCGCCCGTCCCGGTCCGGCGGCGGAGCCGGTCGATGTCCACCCGGCATGGCTGCCTCCGGCGGCCTTTCGCGCCGTCGGCTCGCGGCGTGCCCTGGTGTGCGGCGCCGGGACGCTGGTCGGGACGGTGCGGGACGAGCTGGCGCAGGCGTGCGCCCGGTACGGCGGCACGGTGGCGTGGCGGCCCGGGCCCGGACCGGTGGACGGGACCGGCGACGTCGACCTGGTGCTCGCGCTGACCGCCGCCACTCCCCTGCCCGCCCCGGTGGCGGAGGTGGCCGCGCAGTGCCGGCGGCACCACGGGGCCGGAGCGCTCGGCGCCGAGGGCTTCGCGCTGGCCCGGACCGGCGACGTGACGGTGGTGCTGGCCGAGGAGCCCGCGGGGCTGCTCCACGGCCTGTTCCACGTGGTCCGGCTCGGCGAGTCGGCGTTCGGGGCCGCCCGGGGGCCGGAGCGGCACCGGCCGGCCATGCGGCTGCGGATGCTGGACCACTGGGACAACGTCGACGTGCACCCGGTCATGGGACAGGTCGAGCGCGGCTACGCCGGCGGGTCGATCTTCTGGCGCGACGGCTCGCCGCGCGGCGACCCGGCCCGGGTACGGGACTACGGGCGGCTGCTGGCGGCGTGCGGCGTCAACGCGGTGTCGGCCAACAACGTCAACGTCCACGCCACGGAGGCCCGGCTGCTGACCGACCGGCTCGGCGACGTCGCGGCGATCGCGGACGTCCTGCGGCCGTACGGGATCCGCGTTCACCTGTCGGTCACCTTCGCCGCGCCCGTCGTGCTCGGTGGCCTGCCGACCGCCGATCCGCTCGACGCCGGCGTGCGAGCCTGGTGGGCCGCGACCACCCGCCAGGTGTACGACCGCATCCCGGACTTCGGCGGCTACGTGGTGAAGGCGGACTCCGAGGGGCAGTCGGGCCCGTTCACGTACGGGCGGAGCCACGCCGACGGCGCGAACCTGCTGGCCGACACGCTGGCGCCGTTCCGGGGAGTGGTGCACTGGCGGGCCTTCGTCTACGACCACCGGCAGGACTGGCGGGACCGGTCGACGGACCGGGCGCGTGCCGCCTTCGACCACTTCGCCCCGCACGACGGCCGGTTCGCGCCCAACGTGGTCCTTCAGGTGAAGCACGGCCCGATGGACTTCCAGGCGCGGGAACCGGTCTCGCCGGTGCTCGCGGCCATGCCGGCCACCCGACTGGCGGTGGAGGTGCAGGTGACCCAGGAGTACACGGGCCAGCAGCGGCACGTGTGCTACCTGGCGCCGTGGTGGAGCGAGGTGCTCCGGTTCGCCCCGTGGGGCGACCACCGCACGGTCGCCGCCCTGGCCGCGGGCGATGCGGGCGAGGGCGGCGGGCTGGTCGGCGTCTCCAACGCCGGCGACGACCCCTTCTGGACCGGGCACCCACTGGCCCAGGCCAACCTGTACGCCTTCGGTCGGCTGGCCTGGGACCCCCGGCTGGACCCGGCAGCGGTGCTCGACGAGTGGATCGGGTTGACCTTCCCGCCGGGTCCGGCCAGCGGTCACGACCTGGTGCGGCGGACCCTGCACGAGATGATGGACGGCTCGTGGCGCACCTACGAGCGGTACACCGCGCCGCTGGGCGTGGGTTTCATGGTCCGCCCCGGCCACCACTACGGTCCCGACGTCGACGGGTACGAGTACACGCCGTGGGGCACCTACCACTTCGCCGACCGGGACGGCGTGGGCGTCGACCGCACCCGCGCCTCGGGCACCGGCTTCACCGGGCAGTACCCGCAGCCGTGGCGCGACGTCTACGAGTCCCTCGACCGGTGCCCCGACGAACTGCTGCTCTTCTTCCACCACGTGCCGTACGGGCACGTGCTGCACGACGGCTCGACAGTCATCCAGCACATCTACAACACCCACTTCGCCGGGGCCGAGGAGGTGGCCGCGCTGCGCCGGCGGTGGGACCGGCTCGACGGGCTGCTCGACCCGGGGCTGCACACCCGGGTACGCGAGCGGCTGGACGAGCAGGTGCGCTGCGCCGAGGAGTGGCGGGACCAGGTCAACGCGTACTTCTTCCGCAAGTCCGGGGTGCCGGACGCGCGGGGCCGCCGCATCCCGTAA
- a CDS encoding GH39 family glycosyl hydrolase has translation MTPMRIPVPEHPSGRLTDAWRACVGTGRFDLALRRDYQDSLALVQREIGFRHIRGHGLLSDGTGVHRPYTHRGARQVRHAFTYVDQVVDAYLDLGIRPFLEVGFMPSGLASGDQTVFWWRGNVTPPASWSEWADLVRATIGHLVDRYGLDEVRGWPIEVWNEPNLTAFWQDADEAAYHRLYEVTACAVKEVDAGLQVGGPALSPGADDWLPRFADFVAARSVPVDFVSKHAYTSGPAQQVPFGVHQTLTPASGLLEQFATPRDLLRDTALAGLPVHITEFNSSYRPDNPIHDTAFHAAYLAPVVAAGGDLVDSFSYWTFCDVFEEEGVPTSLYHGGFGLLTHRQIKKPTYHLYAFLARMGDQVLARGADHLVTRDDTGRVTVLAWAPVDVTGREPVPEQHPVRLSLPLGPPGTTRAFLLRSSVSEEEGNAWRAWCELGRPRSPDRRQLDVLREAAEPARRHAGLPVVAGRVELDLHLSRHEVTLVELTAVTDETPPWWDDARLLGQPAGAESA, from the coding sequence ATGACCCCCATGCGCATCCCCGTGCCGGAGCACCCGTCGGGCCGGCTGACCGACGCCTGGCGCGCCTGCGTCGGCACCGGCCGGTTCGATCTGGCGCTGCGGCGCGACTACCAGGACTCGCTGGCGCTGGTCCAGCGGGAGATCGGCTTCCGGCACATCCGCGGCCACGGGCTGCTCAGCGACGGCACGGGCGTCCACCGGCCCTACACCCACCGCGGGGCACGCCAGGTCCGGCACGCCTTCACGTACGTCGACCAGGTGGTCGACGCCTACCTCGACCTCGGCATCCGGCCGTTCCTGGAGGTGGGCTTCATGCCGTCCGGTCTCGCCTCCGGTGACCAGACGGTGTTCTGGTGGCGCGGCAACGTGACGCCGCCCGCGTCCTGGAGCGAGTGGGCCGACCTGGTCCGCGCGACGATCGGCCACCTCGTCGACCGCTACGGCCTCGACGAGGTGCGGGGCTGGCCGATCGAGGTGTGGAACGAGCCCAACCTCACGGCGTTCTGGCAGGACGCCGACGAGGCCGCCTACCACCGGCTCTACGAGGTGACCGCGTGCGCCGTGAAGGAGGTCGACGCCGGCCTCCAGGTCGGCGGTCCGGCGCTCTCCCCCGGCGCCGACGACTGGCTGCCCCGCTTCGCCGACTTCGTGGCCGCCCGGTCGGTCCCGGTCGACTTCGTCAGCAAGCACGCCTACACCTCGGGGCCGGCCCAGCAGGTGCCGTTCGGGGTCCACCAGACGCTGACCCCGGCCTCCGGGCTCCTGGAGCAGTTCGCCACCCCACGCGACCTGCTGCGGGACACGGCGCTGGCCGGGCTGCCCGTGCACATCACCGAGTTCAACTCCTCCTACCGGCCGGACAACCCGATCCACGACACCGCGTTCCACGCCGCGTACCTGGCCCCGGTGGTCGCGGCCGGCGGTGACCTCGTCGACTCCTTCTCGTACTGGACCTTCTGCGACGTCTTCGAGGAGGAGGGCGTGCCGACGTCGCTGTACCACGGCGGCTTCGGCCTGCTCACCCACCGCCAGATCAAGAAACCCACCTACCACCTGTACGCCTTCCTGGCGCGCATGGGCGATCAGGTCCTCGCGCGCGGCGCCGACCACCTGGTGACCCGGGACGACACCGGCCGGGTGACCGTGCTGGCCTGGGCGCCGGTGGACGTCACCGGCCGCGAGCCGGTGCCCGAACAGCACCCCGTACGCCTGTCCCTGCCGCTGGGCCCGCCCGGGACCACCAGGGCGTTCCTGCTGCGCTCGTCGGTCAGCGAGGAGGAGGGCAACGCCTGGCGGGCGTGGTGCGAGCTGGGGCGGCCGCGCTCCCCCGACCGGCGGCAGCTGGACGTCCTGCGGGAGGCGGCCGAGCCGGCCCGGCGGCACGCCGGCCTGCCGGTCGTGGCCGGCCGGGTCGAGCTGGACCTGCACCTGTCCCGCCACGAGGTGACCCTGGTCGAGCTCACCGCCGTCACCGACGAGACCCCGCCCTGGTGGGACGACGCGCGTCTGCTCGGGCAGCCCGCCGGAGCCGAGTCCGCGTGA
- a CDS encoding LacI family DNA-binding transcriptional regulator, with protein sequence MVSDDSRKVTIATIARMAGVSVPTVSRVVNGRSDVSAQTRERVEELLARHGYRRRPPSMRASSGLIDLVFNDLDSPWAVEIIRGVEDVAHAAGIGTVVSAIHRRTSAAKQWLDNLRTRSTEGVIFVTSTLEPPLQAELRRLNIPVVIVDPAGVPPQEAPTIGATNWAGSLRATEYLLGLGHRRIGFIAGLPQLMCSRARLDGYRTALESAGVPVDDRLIYPGNFYHEAGFAGGSHLLRLAEPPTAIFASSDQMALGVYEAVRQRGLRVPDDISVVGFDDLPEVRWCSPPLTTVRQPLAEMGLLAARTVLRLAHGERVESPRIELATELVVRDSATRAA encoded by the coding sequence GTGGTCTCCGACGACAGCCGGAAAGTCACCATCGCGACGATCGCGCGCATGGCCGGGGTGTCCGTGCCGACCGTGTCGCGGGTCGTCAACGGTCGCTCCGACGTGTCCGCCCAGACCCGGGAGCGCGTCGAGGAACTGCTCGCCCGGCACGGCTACCGCCGCCGCCCACCCAGCATGCGGGCCAGTTCCGGGCTGATCGACCTGGTCTTCAACGACCTCGACAGCCCCTGGGCCGTGGAGATCATCCGCGGCGTCGAGGACGTCGCACACGCCGCCGGCATCGGCACTGTCGTCTCCGCCATCCACCGGCGCACCTCGGCGGCCAAGCAGTGGCTGGACAACCTGCGTACCCGCTCGACCGAGGGGGTCATCTTCGTGACCTCCACCCTGGAACCGCCGCTCCAGGCCGAGCTGCGCCGGCTCAACATCCCCGTCGTCATCGTCGACCCGGCCGGGGTGCCGCCGCAGGAGGCGCCGACGATCGGCGCCACCAACTGGGCGGGCAGCCTCCGCGCCACCGAGTACCTGCTCGGCCTCGGTCACCGCCGGATCGGCTTCATCGCCGGCCTGCCGCAACTGATGTGCAGCCGGGCCCGCCTCGACGGCTACCGGACGGCGCTGGAGTCGGCCGGCGTGCCCGTCGACGACCGGCTCATCTACCCCGGCAACTTCTACCACGAGGCCGGCTTCGCCGGCGGCAGCCACCTGCTGCGGTTGGCCGAGCCGCCGACCGCGATCTTCGCCTCCAGCGACCAGATGGCGCTCGGGGTCTACGAGGCGGTCCGTCAGCGGGGCCTGCGGGTGCCCGACGACATCAGCGTCGTCGGCTTCGACGACCTGCCCGAGGTCCGCTGGTGCTCGCCGCCGTTGACGACGGTGCGGCAGCCGCTGGCGGAGATGGGGCTGCTCGCCGCCCGGACGGTGCTGCGGCTGGCCCACGGCGAGCGCGTCGAGAGCCCGCGCATCGAACTCGCCACCGAGCTGGTCGTCCGCGACAGCGCCACCCGGGCCGCCTGA
- a CDS encoding acetylxylan esterase — MYTDLPEAELRAYRSALREPDDFDAFWADTLAEARACEGDLAVTPLDSPLTGLDVFDVAFPGFAGQSVRAWLRVPRGATGRLPTIVQYVGYGGGRGHPLENLLWAAAGFAHLQMDTRGQGSGWSRGDTPDLAGAGPQAPGMATRGIEDPRRYYYRRFLTDAVRAVDAARRLPAVDPGRVAVLGHSQGGGAALAAAALVPDLRAAVAYVPFLCDIPRAVTVTDAHPYREIRDYLAVHRDREEAVLRTLGYVDGVAFARRAGVPARFSVALMDDIVPPSTVFAAVNAYRGPVELAVWRYNGHEAGGIDDDAAALDFLRTALDG, encoded by the coding sequence GTGTACACCGACCTGCCCGAGGCGGAGCTGCGCGCCTACCGCAGCGCCCTGCGCGAACCGGACGACTTCGACGCGTTCTGGGCCGACACCCTCGCCGAGGCCCGCGCGTGCGAGGGCGACCTCGCCGTGACCCCGCTGGACAGCCCGTTGACCGGCCTGGACGTGTTCGACGTGGCGTTTCCCGGCTTCGCCGGCCAGTCGGTCCGGGCCTGGCTGCGCGTGCCCCGCGGGGCCACCGGCCGGCTGCCCACGATCGTGCAGTACGTCGGCTACGGCGGCGGGCGGGGCCACCCGCTGGAGAACCTGCTCTGGGCCGCCGCCGGGTTCGCGCACCTCCAGATGGACACCCGCGGCCAGGGCTCCGGCTGGAGTCGGGGCGACACCCCCGACCTGGCCGGGGCCGGTCCGCAGGCGCCCGGCATGGCCACCCGGGGCATCGAGGACCCGCGCCGGTACTACTACCGGCGCTTCCTCACCGACGCGGTCCGGGCCGTCGACGCGGCCCGCCGGCTGCCCGCCGTCGACCCGGGCCGGGTGGCGGTGCTCGGCCACAGCCAGGGCGGCGGCGCCGCGCTGGCCGCCGCCGCACTGGTGCCGGACCTGCGGGCCGCCGTGGCGTACGTGCCGTTCCTGTGCGACATCCCGCGCGCGGTGACGGTCACCGACGCCCACCCGTACCGGGAGATCCGGGACTACCTGGCGGTGCACCGGGACCGGGAGGAGGCCGTGCTGCGCACCCTCGGCTACGTCGACGGGGTGGCCTTCGCCCGCCGGGCGGGCGTGCCGGCGCGCTTCTCCGTCGCGCTGATGGACGACATCGTGCCCCCGTCCACGGTGTTCGCCGCGGTCAACGCCTACCGGGGGCCGGTCGAGCTGGCCGTGTGGCGGTACAACGGCCACGAGGCGGGCGGCATCGACGACGACGCGGCGGCGCTCGACTTCCTCCGTACCGCCCTGGACGGCTGA
- a CDS encoding LacI family DNA-binding transcriptional regulator — MNADDERRVTITVIAREAGVSVPTVSRVLNGRSDVAPDTRERVEELLRHHGYRRRGTRAVQRAALLDLVFPDLDSPWALEIIRGVEDVGHAAGVGTVVLAIHSESSSTRQWLQNLRARASDGVIVVTSHLSPPVHAQLRRLNVPVVVVDPAGAPATGVPTIGATNWSGGLAATEHLLGLGHRRIGFVTGPARLLCSRARLDGYRAALEHAGVPLDDRLVQPGDFYHASGFAAGSTLLDLDDPPTAIFAASDQMAFGVYEAVRRRGLRVADDISIVGFDDLPEARWASPPLTTVRQPLAEMGRLAARTVLRLAQGEDIESPQVELATDLVVRDSTARHD, encoded by the coding sequence GTGAACGCGGACGACGAGCGCAGGGTGACCATCACCGTGATCGCGCGGGAGGCCGGGGTGTCGGTGCCCACCGTGTCGCGCGTGCTCAACGGCCGCTCGGACGTGGCCCCGGACACCCGGGAACGGGTGGAGGAACTGCTGCGCCACCACGGCTACCGGCGGCGCGGCACCCGTGCGGTGCAGCGCGCGGCCCTGCTCGACCTGGTGTTCCCCGACCTGGACAGCCCGTGGGCGTTGGAGATCATCCGGGGGGTGGAGGACGTCGGGCACGCGGCCGGGGTGGGCACCGTGGTGTTGGCGATCCACAGCGAGTCCAGCTCGACCCGGCAGTGGTTGCAGAACCTGCGCGCCCGAGCCTCGGACGGCGTCATCGTGGTGACCTCGCACCTCAGCCCGCCGGTGCACGCCCAGCTGCGCCGGCTCAACGTGCCCGTGGTGGTGGTCGACCCGGCCGGCGCGCCCGCGACCGGCGTACCGACGATCGGTGCCACCAACTGGTCCGGCGGTCTCGCCGCGACCGAGCACCTGCTCGGCCTCGGGCACCGCCGGATCGGGTTCGTGACCGGCCCGGCGCGCCTGCTGTGCAGCCGGGCCCGGCTCGACGGCTACCGGGCGGCCCTGGAGCACGCCGGGGTGCCCCTGGACGACCGGCTCGTGCAGCCCGGCGACTTCTACCACGCCTCCGGCTTCGCCGCCGGCAGCACACTGCTCGACCTCGACGACCCGCCGACCGCCATCTTCGCCGCCAGCGACCAGATGGCCTTCGGCGTCTACGAGGCCGTCCGCCGCCGCGGGCTCCGGGTCGCCGACGACATCAGCATCGTCGGCTTCGACGACCTCCCCGAAGCCCGCTGGGCCTCCCCGCCGCTGACCACCGTCCGCCAACCCCTGGCCGAGATGGGCCGGCTCGCCGCCCGCACGGTGCTGCGCCTGGCCCAGGGCGAGGACATCGAGTCGCCCCAGGTCGAACTGGCCACCGACCTCGTGGTCCGGGACAGCACGGCCCGCCACGACTAG
- a CDS encoding LacI family DNA-binding transcriptional regulator translates to MTVNNTPRVTIATIADLAGVSVPTVSRVINGRSDVAVQTRERVEELLNRHGYRRRVVAARPTSGLVDLVFNDLDSPWAVEIIRGVEDVAHEAGIGTVVSAIHRRASSARQWLDSLRGRSTEGVIFVNSMVEPSLQGGLRRLNIPLVLVDADGIPQQDACTIGATNWAGGLSATEYLIGLGHRRIGFISGPPRLMCSRARMDGYRAALESAGLPVDDGLVQQGDFYHESGFACATRLLALPEPPTAIFAACDQMALGVYEAVRQRGLRVPDDISVVGFDDLPEVRWCSPPLTTVRQPLAEMGMLAARTVLRLAKGEDVESRRVELATELVVRDSATPPREG, encoded by the coding sequence GTGACGGTGAACAACACCCCCCGGGTCACCATCGCCACGATCGCCGACCTGGCGGGCGTCTCGGTGCCGACGGTGTCGCGGGTCATCAACGGGCGCTCCGACGTCGCCGTGCAGACCCGGGAACGGGTCGAGGAACTGCTCAACCGGCACGGCTACCGCCGCCGGGTGGTCGCCGCCCGCCCCACCTCGGGGCTTGTCGACCTGGTCTTCAACGACCTCGACAGCCCCTGGGCCGTCGAGATCATCCGTGGTGTCGAGGACGTCGCCCACGAGGCGGGGATCGGCACCGTCGTCTCCGCCATCCACCGGCGCGCCTCCTCGGCCCGGCAGTGGCTCGACAGCCTGCGCGGCCGCTCCACCGAGGGCGTCATCTTCGTCAACTCGATGGTGGAGCCGTCGTTGCAGGGTGGCCTGCGACGCCTCAACATCCCCCTGGTCCTCGTCGACGCCGACGGCATTCCCCAGCAGGACGCCTGCACCATCGGCGCCACCAACTGGGCGGGCGGGCTCAGCGCCACCGAATACCTGATCGGTCTCGGTCACCGGCGGATCGGGTTCATCTCCGGCCCGCCGCGGCTCATGTGCAGCCGGGCCCGGATGGACGGCTACCGCGCCGCCCTGGAGTCGGCCGGCCTGCCCGTCGATGACGGCCTCGTCCAGCAGGGCGACTTCTACCACGAGTCCGGGTTCGCCTGCGCCACCCGGCTGCTCGCGCTGCCCGAGCCGCCCACCGCGATCTTCGCGGCGTGCGACCAGATGGCGCTCGGGGTCTACGAGGCGGTCCGGCAACGGGGCCTGCGGGTGCCCGACGACATCAGCGTCGTCGGCTTCGACGACCTGCCCGAGGTCCGCTGGTGCTCGCCGCCGCTGACCACGGTGCGGCAGCCGCTTGCGGAGATGGGCATGCTCGCGGCCCGCACCGTGCTGCGGCTGGCCAAGGGTGAGGACGTGGAGAGCCGGCGGGTCGAACTGGCCACCGAACTCGTCGTCCGGGACAGCGCCACGCCGCCCCGGGAAGGGTAG
- a CDS encoding carbohydrate ABC transporter permease, whose amino-acid sequence MTTTRQKPGERTRSLVLHLISVAVGALIVVPIGFGVLGGFKDNGQLSSNPLGWPDPWVPENYTGILASGVFWRQLGNSTLIALATTFVVVGAAAMAAFVFARFSFRGREFLFTLFAVGLMFPFAVAILPLFILLRTMGLLDNPLGVILPQAAFGLPVTIIILRQFFRTIPAEVEEAATLDGCSPFGFFWRVLLPMARPALATVSVLAIVASWNNFMLPLVVFTDQSWWTLPVGVQAFQGQYSDDTARVLAYVVLSMVPALGFYAVAERQLIGGLAGSVKG is encoded by the coding sequence ATGACCACCACCAGGCAGAAGCCCGGCGAGCGGACCCGTTCGCTCGTCCTGCACCTGATCTCCGTCGCGGTGGGCGCGCTCATCGTGGTGCCCATCGGGTTCGGGGTGCTCGGCGGGTTCAAGGACAACGGCCAGCTGTCGAGCAACCCGCTCGGCTGGCCCGACCCGTGGGTGCCGGAGAACTACACAGGCATCCTGGCCTCCGGCGTGTTCTGGCGCCAGCTCGGCAACAGCACGCTCATCGCCCTGGCCACCACCTTCGTGGTGGTCGGCGCCGCGGCGATGGCCGCCTTCGTGTTCGCCCGGTTCTCCTTCCGGGGCCGGGAGTTCCTGTTCACCCTCTTCGCGGTGGGACTGATGTTCCCGTTCGCGGTGGCCATCCTGCCGCTGTTCATCCTGCTGCGGACCATGGGCCTGCTGGACAACCCGCTCGGCGTCATCCTGCCGCAGGCCGCGTTCGGGCTGCCGGTCACCATCATCATCCTGCGGCAGTTCTTCCGCACCATTCCCGCCGAGGTCGAGGAGGCCGCGACGCTCGACGGGTGCAGCCCGTTCGGGTTCTTCTGGCGGGTGCTGCTGCCGATGGCCCGCCCGGCGCTGGCCACCGTCTCGGTGCTGGCGATCGTGGCGAGCTGGAACAACTTCATGCTGCCGCTTGTGGTCTTCACCGACCAGAGCTGGTGGACGTTGCCCGTCGGGGTGCAGGCCTTCCAGGGGCAGTACTCCGACGACACCGCGCGGGTGCTCGCGTACGTGGTGCTGTCCATGGTGCCGGCGCTGGGCTTCTACGCGGTGGCCGAACGCCAGCTCATCGGGGGCCTGGCGGGCAGCGTCAAGGGCTGA